In Gammaproteobacteria bacterium, the DNA window TATTAGAGCAGGATCTGTGCCATATCAGGTAAATCGTGGCTTTGGGCGCTATTTCTGTGGCCTGCGTCACACCCGAATTGTCAGCCTCTGTGAAAGCCATCACAGATTAACCCCGATTCGCGCCAATCCATTCTGCCGCTTGCAAGTCCCTGAGGGGCCCCTGATCTGCTGAGCGTCAGCAAATACTGTTGAATTTCAGCACCTCTCACTCGAGCCCGAGCTTCTGCAGCCGATAGCGCAGCGCCCCAAAACTGATGCCAAGTACCTTGGCCGCGGCGGTCTTGTTCCAACGGGTTTGCTCAAGGGCGGCCATGATCTTGTCTTTTTCGACCTTCTCTAGATAGGGCTCCAGTGCGCCGCCGCTCTCCGATTCGCCGTCCGCCCCCGCTTGGGGCAATTGCAAATCGCTTTGTTTGATGAGCCGGCCCTCGCAGAGCGTCATGGCCCGCTCGAGGATGTTCTCAAGCTCTCTGACATTACCCGGAAAACGGTAGGCTGCGAGTGCCTGCAAAGCCTCCGGGGCGAGCCGGGGTAAATTGACGCTGGCCTCATTGGCAAGCTTCGTAAGGATATAGTCCACTAAGGACGGAATGTCTTCAGGACGCTCTCTAAGCGGTGGGACATGCAGCTCGATGACGTTGATCCGGTAGAAGAGATCCTGGCGGAACTCGCCTTTCGCCACCAGCGCGGCCAAGTCTTTGTGAGTGGCGCTCAAGATGCGCACATCCACCGGCAATTCCTTTTGGGCACCCACCGGGCGGATGGATTTTTCCTGTATGGCCCGCAACAGTTTCACCTGCATATGCAAGGGCAGCTCACCCACCTCATCCAAAAACAGCGTACCTCCCTCGGCAGCCTGAAACAGCCCGTCCTTATTGAACACCGCGCCAGTAAAGCTGCCCTTCTTGTGACCGAAGAACTCACTTTCCATCAGATCAGGCGGTATCGCCCCACAATTCACGGGGGCAAACGGTTTCCCCGCCCGCGGTCCCTGTTCATGGATCATACGGGCAACCAATTCTTTGCCCGTGCCGGACTCGCCACTGACGTAGATCGGCGCCTGGCTCCGGGCAAGCTTGGCGACGGTGGCACGGGTACGCCGCATGGCCTCGCTATCGCCAATCAGATCCGAGGCCGGCACTGCCTCCGAGTCAGACAGCCGCAGTGCGCTATTCACCAGCGCTCGCAGCACAGTGAGATCCACGGGCTTGGTAATAAAATCAAAGGCACCCGACTTTAACGCCTGGATTGCCGATTCCATGTTCCCGTGGGCTGTTATCACGGCTACCGGAATGCGCGGATAGTGCTGCTGAATGTACGAAACAAACTCAATCCCGTTACCATCAGGCAACTTGATATCCGTCAGACACAGGTCGAATCGTTCGCTGCCTAACAACGCGCGGGCCTCGTTGAGGTCGACCGCGCACCGACTGTGAACATTCATACGTTTGAGCGTGATCTCAAGCAGCTCTCGGATATCTGGCTCGTCGTCAATAATTAAGGCAAGTGGCTTACTCATTGGATGCTCAGGTGCTGCCTTCCAGGATGCGCAAAGCTGATCCGGAAACAACAGCCGGTGTCAGTATTCGAATAGAGGCTGAGCGAGGCCTGGTTGGATTCGCATAGCTCGCGGGCGATGTATAACCCTAAACCCGTGCCCTTAGGTTCTGTGGTAACAAAGGGTTCAAAGAGCTGTTCCGCAATTTCCTCGGATATCCCTGTCCCACGGTCGATAACATCCACATAAGGTCGTTCTGTCTCCTTGCGAATTCCGTAGTGCAGTTCCAGGAGCGGCATACCCTTGCTATAGCGTAGACCGTTTTCACACAGGTTCCACAAAACTTGATGTAATTGGCTTGCATCCATGCGCACATCCACATCTTCTGTTTCTGCTGATATGGTGATTGCCTCTCTCGGAATATGCTGGCGGCTCGTGAACTCATCAACAAACGCCTCCAGCCATGATTTGACACGAATGCCCACGGGGGTTGCCGGTGCCCGTGGCTTAATCTGCATAATATTTTCGATGATGTGATTCATGCGCTCGGACTGTTCCTTAATGATTTCAAGCAATCGGCCATCCTCGCTCGTCAAAGAGGACGATTCCGATAAGAGCTGTCCCGCGTGACTTACCGCGCCCAGCGGGTTGCGAATCTCATGGGCAATACTTGCGGTAAGACGGCCAAGGGACGCAAGTTTCAACTGTTGTGCACGCTGCCGCATTCTGTAGGCATCTTCCAGGAAGACCAAGACACCCGCCCGCGCATCCGTTCCCAGGCGCGTAAACGATACCTGTACATCCACTTCTCCACGCACAAGCCTCATAAGCCTTAACGGATTCACGGGCTCATTGAGCCACTTGTCCATCTGCCGCGCCAGATCGGGAGAGGCGCGTTCGATACGCTCACCCTCAAGCGAATCGTTCAATCCTAGGAGCCGCTTTGCTGAATCGTTAATTCGTCGCACCCGACGCCTGTGATCGAGCACCACAATACCCGACTGCATACGCTGCACGATATGCTCATTGAGCTGGGCCAGATTTTCTAAATCAACTCCACGCTGTGCAGCCAAGGCTTCACTCTCACGTACACGCGTCGCCAATACATGACCAAGAAAGGCTGTTGCAAAGAATGTGGCACCAAGAAGTCCCGCATGTGTGTAGTTGGCGGATGGGAAAAAACTAAACGCATAGGCATAGACCTCCTCAAACAAGACTGCCAAGGTTGCGATGGCCGCAAAGAGGATGGCCGTACGGCCCGCGGTCACCAGACTTCCGCCGGCAATTACAACAACGAGCAACATGCCAAGACCACTGCCCACACCTCCGCTTGCGTGTATCATTAACGTAATAGCCACAATGTCCGACAAGACCTGGGCAAACACCTGCACGGTATAACGTGGCATCCGGTAATGGACAGCAAACTGAAGGCCAATAGCACAGAGGAAATAGGCATACCCCACAACGGAAAACAGTTTCTGATCATAGATGCCCAGCGGTACCGGCCAGGTACCCATCCAGATTAGAGTGACGCAGGAACCGGAAAGAATAAGCCTGTAGAGATTGAAATAGTGCAGCGCTTTCCAAGACGTCGCGGTATCCGCTTCCTCACGGAACAATGTTGCAATCACGATGACAGATTTCTCTTCTTTGCCGCTTTATGTTCGTTACTGCAAAATGATTCACCACCGGCCCGTACGGCTTCATCAGACGTGACATACAAGCCGCAATATGCACATCGCACCATGCGCGCGACCTCCGGCGTGGATCCCCGGGTTTTCTCTATCATAACGCGATGGCGCATCCATCTGATCACGCTTAACAGCAACCAAATCACCAAGACAATCAGAAGAAGACGTACCAGCCCCATATCAAAAGTCCCGCGCGTGACATAACTCGTTTCAACCCCAGGCGTAAAATTAACGATAGCGCCATCCCAGTGATTCCAATAGGACGGTGTCTCAGCTATAGTCGCCGCTAAAATTAAAACCGATGAGCCTATCGCGCTTTGTGGCGATCCGCTTCGGCATAGCCATTACAGGGAATCAGAAACAAGAAAGACATCCGCCCTCAATGAACCTTCACGAATATCAGGCAAAACAGCTATTCAGAGAGTACGGTATCCCGGTCCCACTTGGCAAACCCGCCCGGTCGATCCGCGAAGCGTTGCATTACGCGAAGGAGATGGAGGGGCAGAGTTGGGTTGTCAAGGCGCAGGTGCATGCTGGCGGACGCGGAAAGGCCGGCGGAATCAAATTTACTCGCAGCCTTGAAGAACTCGAAGACATCGTACGTAAGATGATTGATACAAAACTCGTCACCAAACAATCTGGCGCTTCCGGGCAACCGGTCTACTGCGTGCTAGTAGAGACCACTACACGATTTGTCTCTGAACTGTACCTTGGACTCGTTCTCGATCGGGCAAGCCGCCGGATTGCCGTCATCGCTTCAGCAGCAGGCGGCATGGATATTGAGCAAATAGCGTCCGTAACCCCTGAAAAAATTTGTACGGTAACCATTGACCCGACTCTTGGACTGAGGGGCTTTCACTGCCGCCGCGCTGGATATGCATTAGGTCTCGAAAACAAGCAACACCGACAGCTAAGTAACATCATGGAAGCGCTGTACCGATTATTCATCGACAAGGATCTCAGCCTGATTGAGATCAACCCACTCGTTATAACCGAGCCTGGCAACCTACTAGCGCTAGACGCCAAGATCAATATCGACGACAACGCCCTATTTCGCCAGCCCGATCTCGCCGAATGGCGGGATCCAACACAGGAAGATGCCAAGGAAAGTGCAGCCAAGCGTTATGACCTCAACTATGTTGCCCTCGATGGTGAGATCGCTTGCATGGTGAACGGCGCGGGGCTCGCCATGGCAACGATGGACATCATCAAACTGCACGGTGGCGAACCGGCCAATTTCCTTGACGTCGGTGGAAACACGACAACCGAGAAGGTAACCGAAGCATTTAAGTTGATTGTCTCCGATAACAAGGTTCAGGCGATACTGGTTAACATCTTCGGGGGTATCGTGCGCTGTGACTTAGTAGCTGATGGCATTATTGAGGCCGTCCGCCAAGTTGGAGTCAGTGTGCCGGTTGTCGTTCGTTTAGAAGGAACAAACGTGCAGCGAGGCCGCGAAATCCTCAGCCAAAGCAGTCTTGCCATCATTCCGGCGAATGATCTGGGCGATGCAGCCCAAAAGGTAGTCGATGCAGCACGTAGCAAGCACTAATGGCCATCCTAGTTAACAAGAGCACCAAGGCGATCTGCCAGGGTTTTACCGGCCAGCAGGGAACGTTTCATTCGCAACAGGCACTGGAATATGGCACACAGCTTCTCGGCGGTGTAACACCAGGTAGGGGAGGCTCTCGCCACTTGGGATTGCCGGTATTCAACACGGTTGATGAGGCCGTACACGAAACCGGAGCCGACTCAAGCATGATCTACGTACCGGCAGCATTTGCCGCGGAAGCCATCGCCGAAGCAGCCGAGGCTGGCATCCGGATCATCGTATGCATCACAGAGGGGATCCCGCTCTTGGATATGATCAAGCTGAGGGCCAGCTTAGTACAATATCAAAATACCTGTCTAATCGGACCAAACTGCCCCGGCATCATCACGCCGGGCGAATGCAAGCTTGGCATCATGCCGGGCGATATTCATTCGCCAGGTTGTGTGGGCATTATCTCCCGATCGGGAACGCTGACATATGAAGCAGTTTATCAGACCAC includes these proteins:
- a CDS encoding sigma-54 dependent transcriptional regulator, which codes for MSKPLALIIDDEPDIRELLEITLKRMNVHSRCAVDLNEARALLGSERFDLCLTDIKLPDGNGIEFVSYIQQHYPRIPVAVITAHGNMESAIQALKSGAFDFITKPVDLTVLRALVNSALRLSDSEAVPASDLIGDSEAMRRTRATVAKLARSQAPIYVSGESGTGKELVARMIHEQGPRAGKPFAPVNCGAIPPDLMESEFFGHKKGSFTGAVFNKDGLFQAAEGGTLFLDEVGELPLHMQVKLLRAIQEKSIRPVGAQKELPVDVRILSATHKDLAALVAKGEFRQDLFYRINVIELHVPPLRERPEDIPSLVDYILTKLANEASVNLPRLAPEALQALAAYRFPGNVRELENILERAMTLCEGRLIKQSDLQLPQAGADGESESGGALEPYLEKVEKDKIMAALEQTRWNKTAAAKVLGISFGALRYRLQKLGLE
- a CDS encoding PAS domain-containing sensor histidine kinase: MIATLFREEADTATSWKALHYFNLYRLILSGSCVTLIWMGTWPVPLGIYDQKLFSVVGYAYFLCAIGLQFAVHYRMPRYTVQVFAQVLSDIVAITLMIHASGGVGSGLGMLLVVVIAGGSLVTAGRTAILFAAIATLAVLFEEVYAYAFSFFPSANYTHAGLLGATFFATAFLGHVLATRVRESEALAAQRGVDLENLAQLNEHIVQRMQSGIVVLDHRRRVRRINDSAKRLLGLNDSLEGERIERASPDLARQMDKWLNEPVNPLRLMRLVRGEVDVQVSFTRLGTDARAGVLVFLEDAYRMRQRAQQLKLASLGRLTASIAHEIRNPLGAVSHAGQLLSESSSLTSEDGRLLEIIKEQSERMNHIIENIMQIKPRAPATPVGIRVKSWLEAFVDEFTSRQHIPREAITISAETEDVDVRMDASQLHQVLWNLCENGLRYSKGMPLLELHYGIRKETERPYVDVIDRGTGISEEIAEQLFEPFVTTEPKGTGLGLYIARELCESNQASLSLYSNTDTGCCFRISFAHPGRQHLSIQ
- the sucC gene encoding ADP-forming succinate--CoA ligase subunit beta, producing the protein MNLHEYQAKQLFREYGIPVPLGKPARSIREALHYAKEMEGQSWVVKAQVHAGGRGKAGGIKFTRSLEELEDIVRKMIDTKLVTKQSGASGQPVYCVLVETTTRFVSELYLGLVLDRASRRIAVIASAAGGMDIEQIASVTPEKICTVTIDPTLGLRGFHCRRAGYALGLENKQHRQLSNIMEALYRLFIDKDLSLIEINPLVITEPGNLLALDAKINIDDNALFRQPDLAEWRDPTQEDAKESAAKRYDLNYVALDGEIACMVNGAGLAMATMDIIKLHGGEPANFLDVGGNTTTEKVTEAFKLIVSDNKVQAILVNIFGGIVRCDLVADGIIEAVRQVGVSVPVVVRLEGTNVQRGREILSQSSLAIIPANDLGDAAQKVVDAARSKH
- the sucD gene encoding succinate--CoA ligase subunit alpha, whose product is MAILVNKSTKAICQGFTGQQGTFHSQQALEYGTQLLGGVTPGRGGSRHLGLPVFNTVDEAVHETGADSSMIYVPAAFAAEAIAEAAEAGIRIIVCITEGIPLLDMIKLRASLVQYQNTCLIGPNCPGIITPGECKLGIMPGDIHSPGCVGIISRSGTLTYEAVYQTTHCGLGQSTCVGIGGDPIHGTSFIDCLALFEQDPHTRGIILVGEIGGSAEEEAAKYIEVNVTKPVVAYIAGITAPAGKRMGHAGAIISGGKGSAEDKYSALEAAGVITVRSPTDMGSRMLETLGQTQT